Proteins encoded in a region of the Trypanosoma brucei gambiense DAL972 chromosome 11, complete sequence genome:
- a CDS encoding endosomal integral membrane protein, putative gives MGKQRNVGNIPPASNNVRTSLPLLLAVLLPVCFVRAGEDTNTYKADERVRVYAGQIGPLHNTFETYSFFRTPGCPPASWSRRSSTLGQALTGRQLQEMGVNVRFGKNVTGGVMCTFTPKQADIKRWRKMIQKKYVYELYVDELPIWVLLGEVTPAGPVIYLHRRFHIETNKNQIVHVTLEAEQGTVLTQGRDYTFTYSVIFTESQLSFEDRFKKYVDQKLFEPRFRWISVINSVILALLLSIINIFIVSRAIHADLKGDEDELGIDSSYGLVEGSGWKQLSADVYRVPPYPMALCALLGTGAQLLLVFVAMIMSAAFYNSRHKPTYGAVTVVTEAYALTGFVAGYVSASKFVSYTVYKPALASRWMHCMYLTIAAFPAAILFCGVSTNAIAYLYGSARALHVGGVAYVALILVFLFCPTVVVGTLTGRYIFWRRFNAVSNRNSLPHVNQIPRLVPRPPYRLLSRPYLILLTGALPFSSVVLELFLVFSCIWMNKLYYLYYFLLIGFTIFLVIACFTSIAATYLLLNMEDHRWQWMAFGFGASTGIFIFIHATYFYFFQTSMSGMFMLVFYFAYSALFSLAMSLAGGCVTFLASSQFVQKIYTSVKLE, from the coding sequence ATGGGCAAGCAGCGAAATGTTGGGAACATACCTCCCGCAAGTAATAATGTGCGAACATCACTACCGCTGTTATTAGCTGTATTGCTTCCCGTATGCTTTGTGCGTGCGGGTGAGGATACAAACACCTATAAAGCTGATGAGCGGGTGCGAGTGTACGCCGGTCAAATTGGGCCACTTCATAACACATTTGAGACGTATAGCTTCTTCCGCACGCCAGGGTGTCCTCCAGCGTCGTGGAGCCGGAGGTCTTCCACACTCGGTCAAGCACTTACCGGGCGGCAGCTACAGGAAATGGGGGTTAATGTACGGTTTGGTAAAAATGTGACAGGCGGTGTTATGTGCACCTTCACACCGAAACAAGCAGACATCAAGCGTTGGCGCAAAATGATTCAAAAGAAATACGTCTATGAGCTATACGTGGATGAGTTGCCCATATGGGTGCTGCTTGGTGAGGTGACTCCGGCGGGCCCTGTGATTTATCTTCATCGTAGGTTTCATATTGAGACTAACAAGAATCAGATCGTTCACGTTACGCTGGAGGCAGAGCAAGGGACAGTGTTAACGCAGGGGCGCGACTACACTTTCACATATTCTGTCATCTTTACGGAATCCCAACTATCGTTTGAGGATCGCTTCAAGAAATATGTGGACCAGAAACTATTCGAACCGCGGTTTAGGTGGATTTCGGTTATAAACTCGGTGATCCTCGCTTTGCTACTTTCCATAATTAACATATTTATCGTCTCACGCGCCATCCACGCTGACTTGAAGGGCGACGAGGATGAGCTGGGCATTGATAGTAGCTATGGCCTCGTAGAGGGTTCCGGTTGGAAACAACTCAGCGCAGACGTGTATCGCGTGCCGCCGTATCCGATGGCTCTCTGTGCACTCCTCGGCACAGGAGCCCAACTTCTCTTAGTTTTCGTGGCTATGATTATGTCAGCAGCCTTTTACAATTCGCGGCACAAACCCACGTATGGGGCGGTGACGGTGGTGACGGAGGCGTATGCCCTCACAGGGTTCGTTGCAGGATACGTTTCAGCTTCAAAGTTCGTCAGCTACACTGTATACAAACCGGCATTAGCAAGCCGGTGGATGCACTGCATGTATCTTACCATCGCCGCGTTCCCTGCTGCCATTCTCTTCTGCGGTGTTTCAACCAATGCCATCGCATACCTGTACGGATCAGCTCGCGCACTTCACGTGGGCGGGGTGGCGTATGTAGCGCTTATAttggtgtttctgttttgtccCACGGTAGTTGTCGGCACCCTAACTGGAAGGTATATTTTCTGGCGTCGGTTTAACGCTGTGAGCAATCGCAACAGTTTGCCACACGTAAACCAGATCCCCCGCCTGGTGCCGAGGCCGCCCTATAGATTGTTATCACGACCGTATCTCATTCTTCTTACAGGTGCGCTGCCCTTTAGCTCTGTGGTCCTCGAGCTCTTCTTAGTGTTTAGTTGTATTTGGATGAACAAACTCTATTATTTGTATTACTTTTTACTAATCGGTTTTaccatttttcttgtcaTCGCATGTTTTACATCGATCGCCGCCACGTATTTACTGTTGAATATGGAGGATCATCGTTGGCAATGGATGGCATTTGGGTTTGGGGCATCAACAggaatttttattttcatacaTGCCAcatacttttacttttttcagACGTCGATGAGCGGGATGTTCATGTTGGTGTTTTATTTCGCCTACTCGGCCCTATTTTCCCTCGCTATGAGTCTGGCGGGGGGCTGCGTTACATTCCTCGCCAGCTCGCAGTTTGTCCAGAAGATATACACTTCGGTGAAGCTTGAATAA
- a CDS encoding XPA-interacting protein, putative: MSTKPKPLVILVVGMAGTGKTTLVHRLQHYAEEKGKKTYFINLDPAVADVPYGANIDIRDTVNYKEVIKQYRLGPNGAIMTSLNLFATKFHQVIGILEKKEGLEWIVVDTPGQIEVFTWSASGQIIAESLAATWPTTLLFVADTARCASTQTFMSTMLYASSIMLKQQLPLVLLFNKTDVVSSDAAVTWMKDPNALAEAVNSGTDGSYAGSLVQSLSLFTHGFYESIPFASASAASGKGIEELEEALVVAKEQYLRDRAPRVGEREKLANEDAIAAEGMIRAYREDRKKD, encoded by the coding sequence ATGTCGACAAAGCCAAAACCTTTAGTCATTTTGGTTGTGGGAATGGCAGGCACCGGCAAGACAACGCTAGTGCACAGGCTGCAACACTACGCCGAGGAGAAAGGTAAAAAGACGTATTTCATAAATTTGGATCCGGCAGTTGCGGATGTTCCTTACGGCGCCAACATCGACATTCGTGACACAGTCAACTACAAGGAAGTTATAAAACAGTATCGACTGGGACCCAACGGTGCTATCATGACATCGTTGAACCTGTTTGCAACGAAGTTTCACCAAGTCATTGGCATTcttgaaaaaaaggaaggtcTTGAGTGGATCGTTGTGGATACGCCTGGTCAAATCGAAGTTTTCACTTGGTCAGCATCGGGGCAAATAATCGCCGAGTCCCTGGCGGCCACGTGGCCAACAACACTTTTGTTTGTCGCTGATACAGCCCGCTGCGCAAGTACACAGACATTCATGAGCACCATGCTATATGCGAGCAGCATCATGCTGAAGCAGCAGCTCCCGCTCGTCCTTCTCTTTAATAAAACGGATGTCGTTTCTTCAGATGCCGCAGTGACTTGGATGAAGGACCCGAATGCGTTGGCGGAAGCGGTTAACAGCGGTACGGATGGGAGTTACGCAGGGAGTTTAGTCCaatccctctcccttttcacGCACGGCTTCTACGAAAGCATTCCTTTTGCCAGCGCATCTGCTGCGTCAGGAAAGGGCATAGAGGAATTGGAGGAGGCCCTCGTAGTTGCGAAAGAACAGTATTTAAGGGACCGCGCGCCGCGAGTCGGTGAAAGAGAAAAGTTGGCGAATGAGGACGCGATTGCCGCGGAAGGTATGATTCGCGCGTACCGCGAGGACCGGAAGAAGGATTAA